The Mycolicibacterium mageritense genome contains a region encoding:
- a CDS encoding FdhF/YdeP family oxidoreductase, which produces MTDRSTEQHTEYEPEFHPYHHPAAGWGAAKSVTKFLIREREPIDGPRAIMKMNHEDGGFDCPGCAWPDDMKGLKLDICENGIKHVTWEMTHKRVGPDFFAQHTVSELATWSDFALEDQGRLTEPMVYNAETDHYEPISWADAFALAGRALAELDDPNQASFYTSGRLGNEATFLYQLMARELGTNNLPDCSNMCHEASGRALQAALGTGKGTVDLEDWETADALFIIGVNAASNAPRMLTALSEAYRRGAQIVHINPLVEAGATRTIIPHDFLRMATFHSTKTSTLNLQPRIGGDMALLRGMAKAILEQAETDPKALDAEFIDRYTVGFENYRAVCDATSWDEIEYKSGVSEKDIRKAAKIYRDSDRSIISWCLGVTQHEHGVDSVREIVNLLLLRGNLGREGAGPSPVRGHSNVQGNRTCGIDHRPTAAFLDRLAEVCGIDPPREHGLDTVNTIEAMHRGEVKVFVGMGGNFAAAAPDTAYTYAGLQKVDLTVQVSTKLNRSHVIHGRRALILPCLGRTEKDHQKAGIQSTSVEDSMSMVHLSVGMKKPASPHLMSEPAIIAGIAQAALPASPTPWRWYVEDYDRIRDTMAKVLNGFEDFNRRVRLPLGFRIKQPARELIFLTESGKAEFSAATLPDDSVAEDTLILATLRSHDQWNTTIYSDNDRYRGIKNLRTLVFMNAQDMADRGIEEFDDVDIVATARDGSVRSLHRYKAIPYGIPRGCAAGYMPEMNVLCAIGDYSTQSDQPIMKNVHVTVTRSA; this is translated from the coding sequence ATGACCGACCGGAGCACCGAACAGCACACCGAATACGAACCGGAATTTCATCCCTATCACCACCCGGCCGCCGGTTGGGGCGCAGCCAAGAGCGTCACCAAATTCCTGATCCGGGAACGCGAACCCATCGACGGGCCGCGCGCGATCATGAAGATGAACCACGAGGACGGTGGCTTCGACTGCCCGGGTTGCGCGTGGCCCGACGACATGAAGGGTCTCAAACTCGACATCTGCGAGAACGGCATCAAACACGTCACGTGGGAGATGACACACAAGCGCGTCGGCCCCGATTTCTTTGCCCAGCACACGGTTTCAGAGCTGGCCACCTGGAGCGACTTCGCGCTCGAGGACCAGGGCCGGCTCACCGAGCCGATGGTCTACAACGCCGAGACCGACCACTACGAGCCGATCAGCTGGGCCGACGCCTTCGCCCTGGCCGGCCGGGCCCTCGCCGAACTCGATGATCCGAACCAGGCCTCGTTCTACACATCGGGGCGCCTTGGCAACGAGGCCACGTTCCTCTACCAGCTGATGGCGCGCGAGCTGGGCACCAACAATCTGCCGGACTGCTCGAACATGTGTCACGAGGCCAGCGGCCGAGCTCTGCAGGCAGCGCTGGGAACCGGCAAGGGCACCGTCGATCTCGAAGACTGGGAAACCGCCGACGCGTTGTTCATCATCGGTGTCAACGCCGCGTCCAACGCGCCGCGCATGCTCACCGCGCTGTCCGAGGCCTATCGCCGGGGAGCGCAGATCGTGCACATCAACCCGCTGGTGGAAGCCGGAGCGACGCGCACCATCATTCCGCACGACTTCCTGCGGATGGCCACGTTCCACTCGACCAAGACCAGCACGCTCAACCTGCAACCGCGGATCGGCGGGGACATGGCGCTGCTACGCGGGATGGCGAAAGCGATTCTGGAGCAGGCGGAAACCGACCCCAAGGCACTCGATGCGGAGTTCATCGACCGCTACACCGTCGGGTTCGAGAACTACCGCGCGGTGTGCGACGCGACCTCGTGGGACGAGATCGAATACAAGTCCGGGGTGAGCGAGAAAGACATCCGCAAGGCCGCCAAGATCTACCGCGATTCGGACCGCAGCATCATCAGCTGGTGCCTGGGCGTGACACAGCACGAGCACGGTGTCGACAGCGTGCGCGAGATCGTCAATCTTCTTCTGCTGCGCGGTAACCTGGGCCGCGAGGGGGCCGGGCCGTCGCCCGTGCGCGGCCACAGCAATGTGCAGGGCAACCGCACGTGCGGCATCGACCACCGGCCGACCGCGGCGTTCCTCGACCGGCTCGCCGAGGTGTGCGGCATCGACCCGCCGCGTGAGCACGGGCTCGACACCGTCAACACCATCGAGGCCATGCACCGCGGCGAGGTCAAGGTGTTCGTCGGTATGGGCGGCAATTTTGCCGCCGCCGCACCCGACACCGCGTACACGTACGCCGGTCTGCAGAAGGTCGACCTCACCGTGCAGGTCAGCACCAAACTGAACCGCAGCCACGTGATCCACGGCCGTCGCGCCCTGATCCTGCCGTGCTTGGGCCGCACCGAGAAGGACCACCAGAAGGCCGGGATCCAGTCGACGTCGGTCGAGGATTCCATGAGCATGGTGCACCTGTCGGTCGGCATGAAGAAGCCTGCCTCACCGCATCTGATGTCCGAGCCGGCGATCATCGCCGGGATCGCGCAGGCCGCGCTGCCCGCCAGCCCCACCCCGTGGCGCTGGTACGTCGAGGATTACGACCGGATCCGCGACACGATGGCCAAGGTGCTCAACGGCTTCGAGGACTTCAACCGCAGGGTCCGGCTGCCGCTGGGCTTCCGCATCAAACAGCCTGCGCGGGAACTGATCTTCCTCACCGAGTCCGGGAAAGCCGAGTTCTCGGCGGCCACTCTGCCCGACGACAGCGTCGCCGAAGACACCCTGATCCTGGCGACGCTGCGCTCACACGACCAGTGGAACACCACGATCTACTCCGACAACGATCGCTACCGCGGGATCAAGAACCTGCGCACACTGGTGTTCATGAATGCTCAAGACATGGCCGACCGGGGAATCGAGGAGTTCGACGACGTGGACATCGTCGCGACCGCTCGGGACGGCAGCGTCCGCTCATTGCACCGGTACAAGGCGATTCCGTACGGCATCCCCCGCGGCTGCGCGGCCGGCTATATGCCGGAGATGAACGTGCTGTGCGCCATCGGCGATTACAGCACCCAGAGCGACCAGCCCATCATGAAGAACGTCCACGTCACCGTGACCCGCTCAGCCTGA
- a CDS encoding DUF1345 domain-containing protein — translation MRAPWLLSAVTRLAGSVVIGTVVGTVTGTLTDTSLGILVGIACTGLVHVAGGWVLLWPMDAEATHRHAHQEAFNPVVEELVIVAAAVAALVSIVVLLIRGGSHSDPTAATAALAGVFMAWAGMHLMYAARYAYLYYTPKAGGIDFNSDDPPAFRDFFYFSYNLGMTYQVSDTSVSDPLIRAVALRHCLLSYVFGTVILATTINLVAGIVTS, via the coding sequence ATGCGCGCGCCCTGGTTGCTCTCGGCCGTCACCCGGCTCGCCGGTTCAGTGGTCATCGGCACAGTCGTCGGAACCGTCACCGGCACCCTCACCGACACGTCGCTCGGCATCCTGGTCGGCATCGCCTGCACCGGACTGGTGCACGTCGCGGGCGGGTGGGTTCTGCTGTGGCCCATGGACGCCGAGGCCACCCACCGCCATGCCCACCAGGAAGCATTCAACCCGGTGGTCGAGGAGCTCGTGATCGTGGCGGCCGCGGTGGCCGCACTGGTCAGCATCGTGGTGCTGCTCATCCGCGGTGGCTCGCACAGCGATCCGACCGCCGCGACCGCCGCGTTGGCCGGCGTGTTCATGGCCTGGGCGGGCATGCACCTGATGTACGCCGCGCGCTACGCGTACCTCTACTACACGCCGAAAGCCGGTGGTATCGACTTCAATTCCGACGATCCGCCGGCGTTCCGGGACTTCTTCTACTTCAGCTACAACCTGGGCATGACATATCAGGTGTCCGACACCAGCGTCTCGGATCCGCTGATTCGCGCCGTCGCGTTGCGGCACTGCCTACTGTCGTATGTGTTCGGCACCGTGATCCTGGCCACCACCATCAACCTCGTCGCCGGGATCGTCACCAGCTGA
- a CDS encoding VOC family protein: MDNEINVTVASCVVRVTDLDRSVEFYRDVFSCHVGIQSEDMALLLTTKGFQIYLHVKEPFLARGIGVLGVQHLVWSTDSKSDLEQITRRLQDYDPAAYLHTDDATGLTFLDACGPDAERIIITYPSPHELPRTAIADRLRS, encoded by the coding sequence ATGGACAACGAGATCAACGTGACGGTCGCGTCGTGCGTGGTGCGGGTGACCGACCTGGACCGGTCCGTGGAATTCTATCGCGACGTATTCTCGTGCCACGTCGGCATCCAGTCCGAGGACATGGCACTGCTGTTGACCACCAAAGGATTCCAGATCTACCTGCACGTCAAGGAGCCGTTCCTGGCCCGCGGCATCGGTGTGCTCGGCGTCCAGCACCTGGTGTGGTCGACCGACAGCAAATCCGATCTCGAACAGATCACCCGGCGTCTGCAGGACTACGATCCGGCGGCCTACCTCCACACCGACGACGCGACGGGGCTGACCTTCCTCGACGCGTGTGGCCCGGACGCCGAGCGCATCATCATCACCTATCCCAGCCCACACGAGTTGCCGCGCACCGCAATCGCCGACCGGCTCCGCAGCTGA